Proteins encoded in a region of the Takifugu flavidus isolate HTHZ2018 chromosome 10, ASM371156v2, whole genome shotgun sequence genome:
- the LOC130533159 gene encoding frizzled-6-like isoform X2, with product MLMPGPLWTCLALMWLGSSSAHSLFTCEPIKVHRCLGMSYNMTFFPNMMDHFDQDIAATHMKPFMPLVNLRCSPDVHRFLCQAFFPACIENTVYRPCREECNTVMSECKANIEVFGISWPPELQCDKLDPCFLTGHETSTETTPVTSSTKRDLGFWCPLQLKTKPGLGSSFLGTQDCAPPCSNMYFKPHDIEFAKSFIGVCSIICLGATLFTFLTFLIDVKRFRYPERPIIFYAVCYSFVSLMYFIGFLLGNNAACTKATHPASVDTVVLGSQSKGCTLLFMLLYFFSIAGLVWWVILTITWFLAAGPKWSCEAIEKKAVWFHSAAWGIPGSLTVMLLALNKVEGDNISGVCFVGLYDLDALRYFVLAPLCVGVIVGLFLILAGIVSLNNVRQVIQHDERNQEKLKKFMIRIGVFSCLYLVPLVTLLACYTYEQSHRSAWERTWIADRCQEYSIPCPFEAAESDRPDLSLFLVKYLMTLVVGISAVFWVSSKKTCSEWAYFFNRTRKKDPISESRRVLQESCEFFLKHNSRVQHKKKHYSPSSHKLKVISKSMGTSTGAMPSNASATPTLTNHGASTLSNRDAHPQCSLSEASVREHLDRCTPSRSSRRGVRDREREVGERQSKGGSSSKISSRSESTHRVPDARLTPKSELVPGGGQHPALNASHSSGVQDSAHQLEHGVREESKVVKNNNC from the exons CCATTTATGCCGTTGGTCAACCTGCGCTGCTCTCCAGACGTCCACCGCTTCCTGTGCCAGGcctttttcccagcatgcattgaGAACACAGTTTACCGTCCATGTAGAGAAGAGTGCAACACGGTCATGTCAGAGTGTAAAGCAAATATTGAGGTCTTTGGTATCAGCTGGCCTCCAGAGCTACAGTGTGACAA attgGATCCGTGTTTCCTCACCGGTCATGAGACCTCCACTGAGACCACCCCGGTGACCTCATCAACCAAGAGAGACCTTGGATTCTGGTGCCCGCTGCAGCTAAAGACCAAGCCAGGCCTGGGATCATCATTCCTGGGCACCCAGGACTGTGCCCCACCCTGTTCCAACATGTACTTCAAACCCCACGATATAGAATTCGCCAAAAGTTTCATCGGCGTGTGTTCGATCATCTGCTTAGGCGCCACGCTCTTCACATTCCTAACCTTCCTCATTGACGTCAAGCGCTTCCGTTACCCAGAGCGCCCGATCATCTTCTACGCCGTCTGCTACAGCTTTGTCTCGCTGATGTATTTCATCGGTTTCCTGCTGGGAAACAATGCAGCCTGCACCAAAGCGACTCATCCTGCCAGCGTGGACACCGTGGTGCTGGGCTCGCAGAGCAAAGGCTGCACTCTGCTTTTCATGCTGCTCTACTTTTTCTCCATCGCGGGCCTCGTCTGGTGGGTCATTCTCACCATCACATGGTTCCTGGCGGCCGGACCCAAGTGGAGTTGTGAGGCCATAGAAAAGAAAGCG GTGTGGTTCCATTCTGCAGCCTGGGGCATCCCCGGGTCGCTCACCGTCATGCTGCTGGCTCTGAACAAGGTGGAAGGGGACAACATCAGCGGCGTTTGCTTTGTGGGACTCTACGACCTGGACGCCCTGCGCTACTTTGTCCTGGCCCCGCTGTGCGTGGGCGTCATCGTCggcctcttcctcatcctggcCGGCATCGTCTCGCTCAACAACGTGCGTCAGGTCATCCAGCACGACGAGCGCAACCAGgaaaagctgaagaagttcaTGATCCGCATCGGCGTGTTCAGCTGCCTCTACCTGGTTCCTCTGGTCACCCTGTTGGCGTGTTACACGTACGAGCAGAGCCACCGCAGTGCCTGGGAGAGAACCTGGATCGCTGACCGCTGTCAGGAGTACAGCATCCCCTGCCCTTTCGAG GCGGCAGAGTCGGACCGGCCCGACCTCTCCCTGTTCCTGGTGAAGTATTTAATGACGCTGGTTGTTGGAATATCGGCAGTTTTCTGGGTCAGCAGCAAGAAGACCTGCTCAGAATGGGCCTACTTCTTCAACAGGACTCGCAAGAAGGA TCCCATTAGCGAGAGCCGCCGGGTGCTGCAGGAGTCCTGCGAGTTCTTCCTCAAGCACAACAGCCGCGTACAGCATAAGAAGAAGCACTACAGTCCGAGCTCCCACAAGCTAAAGGTTATCTCCAAATCTATGGGCACCAGCACCGGTGCCATGCCCTCGAACGCCTCCGCCACACCCACCCTGACCAACCACGGAGCCTCAACACTCAGCAATCGCGACGCTCACCCACAGTGTTCTCTTTCTGAGGCTTCGGTCAGGGAACACCTGGACAGGTGCActcccagcaggagctccaggaggggggtgagaGACAGggaaagggaggtgggggagagacagagcaaAGGCGGGAGCTCCAGTAAAATCAGCAGCCGTTCAGAGAGCACACACAGAGTCCCAGACGCCAG GTTGACTCCAAAGAGCGAGCTGGTCCCCGGCGGCGGGCAGCATCCAGCTTTAAACGCATCACACAGCAGCGGCGTCCAAGACTCCGCCCACCAACTGGAACACGGGGTGCGGGAGGAGAGCAAAGTCGTAAAGAACAACAACTGCTGA
- the LOC130533159 gene encoding frizzled-6-like isoform X1 has product MLMPGPLWTCLALMWLGSSSAHSLFTCEPIKVHRCLGMSYNMTFFPNMMDHFDQDIAATHMKPFMPLVNLRCSPDVHRFLCQAFFPACIENTVYRPCREECNTVMSECKANIEVFGISWPPELQCDKLDPCFLTGHETSTETTPVTSSTKRDLGFWCPLQLKTKPGLGSSFLGTQDCAPPCSNMYFKPHDIEFAKSFIGVCSIICLGATLFTFLTFLIDVKRFRYPERPIIFYAVCYSFVSLMYFIGFLLGNNAACTKATHPASVDTVVLGSQSKGCTLLFMLLYFFSIAGLVWWVILTITWFLAAGPKWSCEAIEKKAVWFHSAAWGIPGSLTVMLLALNKVEGDNISGVCFVGLYDLDALRYFVLAPLCVGVIVGLFLILAGIVSLNNVRQVIQHDERNQEKLKKFMIRIGVFSCLYLVPLVTLLACYTYEQSHRSAWERTWIADRCQEYSIPCPFEAAESDRPDLSLFLVKYLMTLVVGISAVFWVSSKKTCSEWAYFFNRTRKKDPISESRRVLQESCEFFLKHNSRVQHKKKHYSPSSHKLKVISKSMGTSTGAMPSNASATPTLTNHGASTLSNRDAHPQCSLSEASVREHLDRCTPSRSSRRGVRDREREVGERQSKGGSSSKISSRSESTHRVPDARYVKLTPKSELVPGGGQHPALNASHSSGVQDSAHQLEHGVREESKVVKNNNC; this is encoded by the exons CCATTTATGCCGTTGGTCAACCTGCGCTGCTCTCCAGACGTCCACCGCTTCCTGTGCCAGGcctttttcccagcatgcattgaGAACACAGTTTACCGTCCATGTAGAGAAGAGTGCAACACGGTCATGTCAGAGTGTAAAGCAAATATTGAGGTCTTTGGTATCAGCTGGCCTCCAGAGCTACAGTGTGACAA attgGATCCGTGTTTCCTCACCGGTCATGAGACCTCCACTGAGACCACCCCGGTGACCTCATCAACCAAGAGAGACCTTGGATTCTGGTGCCCGCTGCAGCTAAAGACCAAGCCAGGCCTGGGATCATCATTCCTGGGCACCCAGGACTGTGCCCCACCCTGTTCCAACATGTACTTCAAACCCCACGATATAGAATTCGCCAAAAGTTTCATCGGCGTGTGTTCGATCATCTGCTTAGGCGCCACGCTCTTCACATTCCTAACCTTCCTCATTGACGTCAAGCGCTTCCGTTACCCAGAGCGCCCGATCATCTTCTACGCCGTCTGCTACAGCTTTGTCTCGCTGATGTATTTCATCGGTTTCCTGCTGGGAAACAATGCAGCCTGCACCAAAGCGACTCATCCTGCCAGCGTGGACACCGTGGTGCTGGGCTCGCAGAGCAAAGGCTGCACTCTGCTTTTCATGCTGCTCTACTTTTTCTCCATCGCGGGCCTCGTCTGGTGGGTCATTCTCACCATCACATGGTTCCTGGCGGCCGGACCCAAGTGGAGTTGTGAGGCCATAGAAAAGAAAGCG GTGTGGTTCCATTCTGCAGCCTGGGGCATCCCCGGGTCGCTCACCGTCATGCTGCTGGCTCTGAACAAGGTGGAAGGGGACAACATCAGCGGCGTTTGCTTTGTGGGACTCTACGACCTGGACGCCCTGCGCTACTTTGTCCTGGCCCCGCTGTGCGTGGGCGTCATCGTCggcctcttcctcatcctggcCGGCATCGTCTCGCTCAACAACGTGCGTCAGGTCATCCAGCACGACGAGCGCAACCAGgaaaagctgaagaagttcaTGATCCGCATCGGCGTGTTCAGCTGCCTCTACCTGGTTCCTCTGGTCACCCTGTTGGCGTGTTACACGTACGAGCAGAGCCACCGCAGTGCCTGGGAGAGAACCTGGATCGCTGACCGCTGTCAGGAGTACAGCATCCCCTGCCCTTTCGAG GCGGCAGAGTCGGACCGGCCCGACCTCTCCCTGTTCCTGGTGAAGTATTTAATGACGCTGGTTGTTGGAATATCGGCAGTTTTCTGGGTCAGCAGCAAGAAGACCTGCTCAGAATGGGCCTACTTCTTCAACAGGACTCGCAAGAAGGA TCCCATTAGCGAGAGCCGCCGGGTGCTGCAGGAGTCCTGCGAGTTCTTCCTCAAGCACAACAGCCGCGTACAGCATAAGAAGAAGCACTACAGTCCGAGCTCCCACAAGCTAAAGGTTATCTCCAAATCTATGGGCACCAGCACCGGTGCCATGCCCTCGAACGCCTCCGCCACACCCACCCTGACCAACCACGGAGCCTCAACACTCAGCAATCGCGACGCTCACCCACAGTGTTCTCTTTCTGAGGCTTCGGTCAGGGAACACCTGGACAGGTGCActcccagcaggagctccaggaggggggtgagaGACAGggaaagggaggtgggggagagacagagcaaAGGCGGGAGCTCCAGTAAAATCAGCAGCCGTTCAGAGAGCACACACAGAGTCCCAGACGCCAGGTATGTGAA GTTGACTCCAAAGAGCGAGCTGGTCCCCGGCGGCGGGCAGCATCCAGCTTTAAACGCATCACACAGCAGCGGCGTCCAAGACTCCGCCCACCAACTGGAACACGGGGTGCGGGAGGAGAGCAAAGTCGTAAAGAACAACAACTGCTGA